A stretch of Acidovorax sp. RAC01 DNA encodes these proteins:
- a CDS encoding DUF3334 family protein: MSPTDTPTAYGTEDLLISLCNSVTRVLNVATHSQIHYSGMVQRISKTCLKPDIGCFVLFDGGFSGLVIINFSAPAAMELYSNYLLNMGMSQDDLVTSFTSDEVSNVMGELMNQVVGDFTGKVRRELQTHITQNQPKMLVLNKQVMLSVDANLDKPEARRVTFYTSNNNIFYLELAIDRTEFIKLYDFDAQETPDIDALMAQSQAPAAAAEPAPQAGASDTDELLKSLGM, from the coding sequence ATGAGCCCTACTGATACGCCCACCGCCTACGGCACCGAAGACCTGCTGATCAGCCTGTGCAACTCTGTCACCCGGGTGCTGAACGTGGCCACACACAGCCAGATCCATTACTCGGGCATGGTCCAGCGCATCAGCAAGACCTGCCTGAAGCCCGACATCGGCTGCTTTGTGCTGTTTGATGGCGGCTTTTCGGGCCTGGTCATCATCAACTTCTCGGCCCCGGCCGCGATGGAGCTGTATTCGAACTACCTGCTGAACATGGGCATGTCGCAAGACGACCTGGTGACCTCGTTCACGTCGGACGAGGTGAGCAACGTGATGGGCGAGCTGATGAACCAGGTGGTGGGCGACTTCACCGGCAAGGTGCGCCGCGAGCTGCAGACGCACATCACGCAGAACCAGCCCAAGATGCTGGTGCTGAACAAGCAGGTGATGCTGAGCGTGGACGCCAACCTGGACAAGCCCGAAGCACGGCGCGTGACCTTCTACACCAGCAACAACAACATCTTCTACCTTGAGCTGGCCATCGACCGCACCGAGTTCATCAAGCTCTACGACTTTGATGCGCAGGAGACGCCGGACATCGACGCACTGATGGCCCAGTCGCAGGCGCCCGCGGCAGCGGCCGAGCCGGCACCGCAGGCTGGAGCGTCGGATACGGACGAGCTGCTCAAGTCCCTGGGCATGTGA
- the urtB gene encoding urea ABC transporter permease subunit UrtB translates to MHSTLFFRLIACLWLCFAAQAHALTAEQAMAMAAGETDDRVAAVQQAVAEPGERTAAFLQALADDAVKIAAGKALIVRDDKGQDPVTGAEVPVPADAEDIINNNRMRGEIDTALAGLALFGKDEARRMAAAKALTREPDAGRLPLLDKALAQETSDRIKTQLELARAATLLGSDDAAQRIAAAQALSLSATPDTRLLLNERATVEEDAKVKAALQAALRAIDGKLAWGERLGAAFSGISLGSILLLVALGLAITYGLMGVINMAHGELMMIGAYATYVVQGIFQKYFPGAFDWYLVAAVPLAFAASACVGAVLERSVLRFLYGRPLETLLATWGISLVLMQLVRTIFGAQNVGVENPAWMSGGVQVLSNLTLPYNRLVIIGFAIAVLLGMGYLIARTRLGLFVRGVTQNRPIASCMGVNTARIDTMAFALGSGIAGLAGCALSQVGNVGPDLGQSYIVDAFMVVVLGGVGQLAGTVYAALGLGILNKFLEGWAGAVLAKIAVLVFIIIFIQKRPQGIFAVKGRTAD, encoded by the coding sequence ATGCATTCCACTCTCTTTTTCCGCCTGATCGCTTGTCTGTGGCTGTGCTTTGCCGCCCAGGCCCACGCCCTCACCGCCGAGCAGGCCATGGCCATGGCCGCTGGCGAGACCGATGACCGGGTCGCTGCCGTGCAGCAGGCCGTGGCGGAGCCCGGCGAGCGCACGGCAGCGTTTTTGCAGGCGCTGGCCGATGACGCGGTGAAGATCGCCGCTGGCAAGGCTCTGATCGTGCGTGACGACAAGGGCCAGGACCCGGTGACCGGCGCCGAGGTGCCTGTGCCCGCGGATGCCGAAGACATCATCAACAACAACCGCATGCGCGGCGAGATCGATACGGCCCTGGCGGGCCTGGCGCTGTTTGGCAAGGACGAAGCCCGGCGCATGGCCGCCGCGAAGGCCCTGACCCGCGAGCCCGATGCCGGACGGCTGCCGCTGCTGGACAAGGCCCTGGCGCAGGAGACGAGCGATCGCATCAAGACCCAGCTGGAGCTGGCGCGTGCCGCCACGCTGCTGGGCAGCGACGACGCTGCGCAACGCATTGCGGCCGCACAGGCCCTGTCGCTCAGCGCTACGCCCGACACGCGCCTGCTGCTCAACGAGCGCGCCACGGTCGAGGAAGACGCGAAAGTCAAGGCCGCACTGCAGGCAGCCCTGCGCGCCATCGACGGCAAGCTGGCCTGGGGCGAGCGCCTGGGCGCCGCGTTCTCGGGCATCAGCCTGGGCTCCATCCTGCTGCTGGTGGCGCTGGGCCTGGCCATCACCTACGGCCTCATGGGCGTGATCAACATGGCCCATGGTGAGCTGATGATGATCGGCGCGTACGCCACCTATGTGGTGCAAGGCATCTTTCAAAAATATTTCCCTGGCGCGTTCGACTGGTACCTCGTCGCCGCCGTTCCCCTGGCCTTTGCTGCGTCAGCCTGCGTGGGTGCGGTGCTGGAGCGCAGCGTGCTGCGCTTTCTGTATGGCCGCCCGCTGGAGACATTGCTCGCCACCTGGGGTATCAGCCTGGTGCTGATGCAGCTGGTGCGCACGATTTTTGGCGCGCAGAACGTGGGCGTGGAAAACCCTGCTTGGATGAGCGGCGGCGTACAGGTCCTGTCCAACCTCACGCTGCCCTACAACCGGCTGGTCATCATCGGCTTTGCCATTGCCGTGCTGCTGGGCATGGGCTACCTGATTGCCCGCACGCGCCTGGGCCTGTTTGTGCGCGGTGTGACGCAAAACCGCCCCATTGCCTCGTGCATGGGCGTGAACACCGCGCGCATCGACACCATGGCCTTTGCGCTGGGCTCGGGCATTGCGGGCCTGGCGGGCTGTGCGCTGAGCCAGGTGGGCAATGTAGGCCCCGACCTGGGCCAGAGCTACATCGTCGATGCCTTCATGGTGGTGGTGCTGGGCGGCGTCGGTCAGCTGGCCGGTACCGTGTATGCCGCGCTGGGCCTGGGGATTCTCAACAAGTTCCTAGAGGGCTGGGCGGGCGCGGTGCTGGCCAAGATCGCGGTGCTGGTGTTCATCATCATCTTCATCCAGAAGCGGCCCCAGGGCATCTTCGCGGTCAAGGGCCGCACGGCAGATTGA
- a CDS encoding sensor histidine kinase has translation MRLATFIASHHESILHAWVAFARNQLPAARNLDAMGLEDHGTKILEEIVRNMGVTEDEREVKAKSEGNSLLASTSARVPSRSHARQRERQGFEVGQMVAEYRALRATVLRLWRDSSRDAGPDDLDDMMRFNEAVDQALAESVEVFIAELDRARDLFLGVMGHDLRGPLSSIASAAAVELRKWPDDVRFAPLVLRSVRQMKALLDDLMEFTTYRLGKGLNLSPTHMQLDQFARETLDEIETVTKGRTLQLECHGDMAVEWDQRRIHQALSNLVFNALKYGFADSPIVVAIDGTASHVQLGVRNTGKPIAPHLLPRLFDPLVREEREDDESGSQVAGANLGLGLYVVREIATAHGGTVEVTSTAQATEFCMRLPRICTAPPGPADTPPAASVTTASPAG, from the coding sequence ATGAGACTTGCCACCTTCATCGCATCGCACCACGAGTCGATCCTTCACGCCTGGGTGGCTTTCGCGCGCAACCAGCTGCCTGCGGCGCGCAACCTGGACGCCATGGGTCTGGAAGACCATGGCACCAAGATCCTCGAAGAGATCGTGCGCAACATGGGCGTGACGGAGGATGAGCGCGAGGTCAAGGCCAAGTCGGAAGGCAACAGCCTGCTGGCCTCGACGTCCGCACGGGTGCCCTCACGCAGCCACGCGCGCCAGCGCGAGCGCCAGGGGTTCGAGGTGGGCCAGATGGTGGCCGAGTACCGCGCCCTGCGCGCGACAGTGCTGCGGCTGTGGCGCGATTCCAGCCGGGATGCGGGCCCGGATGACCTGGACGACATGATGCGCTTCAACGAAGCGGTGGACCAGGCACTGGCCGAGTCGGTAGAGGTTTTCATTGCCGAACTGGACCGTGCGCGCGATTTGTTCCTGGGCGTGATGGGCCACGACCTGCGCGGGCCCCTGAGCTCGATTGCCAGTGCCGCTGCCGTGGAGCTGCGCAAATGGCCCGACGACGTGCGGTTTGCACCCCTGGTGCTGCGCAGCGTGCGGCAGATGAAGGCCCTGCTCGACGACTTGATGGAGTTCACCACCTACCGCCTGGGCAAGGGCCTGAACCTCTCGCCCACCCACATGCAGCTCGACCAGTTTGCGCGCGAGACGCTCGACGAGATCGAGACCGTCACCAAGGGCCGCACGCTGCAGCTGGAGTGCCACGGCGACATGGCGGTGGAGTGGGACCAGCGGCGCATTCACCAGGCGCTGTCCAACCTGGTGTTCAACGCACTGAAATACGGCTTTGCCGATTCGCCCATCGTCGTGGCGATCGACGGTACGGCCAGCCACGTGCAACTGGGCGTGCGCAACACCGGCAAACCCATTGCGCCGCATCTGTTGCCGCGCCTTTTCGACCCGCTGGTGCGTGAGGAGCGCGAGGACGATGAATCGGGCTCGCAGGTGGCCGGTGCCAACCTGGGCCTGGGCCTCTACGTGGTGCGCGAGATCGCCACCGCGCACGGCGGTACGGTGGAGGTCACATCCACCGCGCAAGCCACCGAGTTCTGCATGCGGCTGCCGCGCATTTGCACAGCGCCTCCGGGACCGGCCGATACCCCGCCCGCCGCCTCCGTCACCACCGCCAGCCCGGCGGGCTAG
- the urtA gene encoding urea ABC transporter substrate-binding protein, producing the protein MQRRYSLKALAAAAALAGLSALPAHAQDTIKVGILHSLSGTMAISETVLKDTVLMAIDEINAKGGVLGKKLEPVIVDPASNWPLFAEKTKQLLTQDKVAVIFGCWTSVSRKSVLPVVEELNGLLFYPVQYEGEELSKNVFYTGATPNQQAIPAVDYLMSKDGGGAKRWVLLGTDYVYPRTTNKILRAYLKSKGVKDSDIDEKYTPFGHSDYQTIVADIKKFSQGGKTAVVSTINGDSNVPFYKELGNAGLKAKDVPVVAFSVGEEELRGVDTKPLVGHLAAWNYFQSIKNPENTAFIKKWSDYAKAKGIAGHKDKPLTNDPMEATYIGINMWKQAVEKAKSTDVDKVIAAMAGQTFKAPSGIVSKMDEKNHHLHKSVFIGEIKADGQFNVVWKTPGPVKAKPWSPYIEGNDKKKDEPEKK; encoded by the coding sequence ATGCAACGTCGTTATTCCCTCAAGGCCCTCGCGGCCGCCGCAGCCCTGGCTGGCCTGTCTGCACTGCCCGCCCATGCTCAGGACACGATCAAGGTCGGCATCCTGCACAGCCTGTCGGGCACCATGGCCATTTCTGAAACCGTGCTCAAAGACACGGTGCTCATGGCCATCGACGAAATCAATGCCAAGGGCGGCGTGCTGGGCAAGAAGCTCGAACCCGTGATCGTGGACCCGGCCTCCAACTGGCCGCTGTTTGCCGAAAAGACCAAGCAGCTGCTCACGCAGGACAAGGTCGCCGTGATCTTCGGCTGCTGGACCTCGGTGAGCCGCAAGTCGGTGCTGCCCGTGGTCGAGGAACTCAACGGCCTGCTGTTCTACCCCGTGCAGTACGAAGGCGAAGAACTGTCAAAGAACGTGTTCTACACCGGCGCCACGCCCAACCAGCAGGCCATTCCTGCGGTCGATTACCTGATGAGCAAGGACGGCGGCGGCGCCAAGCGCTGGGTGCTGCTGGGCACCGACTACGTGTACCCCCGCACCACCAACAAGATCCTGCGCGCCTATCTGAAGAGCAAGGGCGTGAAGGACAGCGACATCGACGAGAAGTACACACCGTTCGGCCATTCTGACTACCAGACCATCGTGGCCGACATCAAGAAGTTCAGCCAGGGCGGCAAGACGGCCGTGGTGTCCACCATCAACGGTGACTCCAACGTGCCGTTCTACAAGGAACTGGGCAACGCGGGCCTGAAGGCCAAGGATGTGCCGGTGGTGGCCTTCAGCGTGGGTGAAGAAGAACTGCGCGGTGTGGACACCAAGCCGCTGGTGGGCCACCTGGCCGCCTGGAACTACTTCCAGTCCATCAAGAACCCCGAGAACACCGCCTTCATCAAGAAGTGGAGCGACTACGCCAAGGCAAAGGGCATTGCCGGCCACAAGGACAAGCCGCTCACCAACGACCCGATGGAAGCCACCTACATCGGGATCAACATGTGGAAGCAGGCCGTGGAGAAGGCCAAGAGCACCGATGTGGACAAGGTGATTGCCGCCATGGCAGGCCAGACCTTCAAGGCACCTAGCGGCATTGTGAGCAAGATGGACGAGAAGAACCACCACCTGCACAAGAGCGTGTTCATCGGCGAGATCAAGGCCGACGGACAGTTCAACGTGGTGTGGAAGACGCCTGGCCCCGTGAAGGCCAAGCCATGGAGCCCGTACATCGAGGGCAATGACAAGAAGAAGGATGAGCCTGAGAAGAAGTGA
- a CDS encoding urease subunit beta gives MIPGELITEPGEHPLNTGRRTLTLVVRNTGDRPIQVGSHYHFAETNNALGFDRTAARGMRLNIASGTAVRFEPGQERTVELVDYAGERQVYGFRGLVHGAL, from the coding sequence ATGATTCCAGGCGAACTGATCACCGAACCCGGCGAGCACCCGCTCAATACCGGCCGGCGCACGCTGACGCTGGTGGTGCGCAACACGGGCGACCGCCCCATCCAGGTGGGCTCGCACTACCACTTTGCCGAAACCAACAACGCCCTGGGTTTTGACCGCACGGCCGCGCGCGGCATGCGGCTGAACATTGCATCGGGCACGGCGGTGCGGTTCGAGCCCGGCCAGGAGCGCACGGTGGAGCTGGTGGACTACGCCGGCGAGCGCCAGGTGTACGGCTTTCGCGGCCTCGTTCACGGCGCACTGTAG
- a CDS encoding urease subunit gamma: MELTPREKDKLLIFTAALLAERRKARGLKLNYPEAVALISAAVMEGARDGKTVAQLMSEGRTVLTRADVMDGIAEMIPDIQIEATFPDGTKLVTVHQPIV, translated from the coding sequence ATGGAACTGACCCCCCGTGAAAAGGACAAGCTGCTGATCTTCACAGCGGCTCTGCTGGCCGAGCGGCGCAAGGCGCGGGGCCTGAAGCTCAACTACCCCGAAGCCGTGGCCCTGATCAGCGCCGCCGTGATGGAGGGCGCGCGCGACGGCAAGACCGTGGCGCAGCTCATGAGCGAGGGGCGTACCGTGCTCACCCGGGCCGATGTGATGGACGGCATCGCCGAGATGATTCCGGACATCCAGATCGAAGCCACGTTCCCCGACGGCACCAAGCTCGTCACCGTGCACCAGCCCATCGTCTGA
- the urtC gene encoding urea ABC transporter permease subunit UrtC — protein sequence MTTPSPTSIQLPAPAPLLTRGGWSAFIVALIVVCAVAPVLNLWVPAGSLFHLSDYAVALLGKIMCYAICALAMDLIWGYTGILSLGHGLFFALGGYVMGMYLMRQIGRDGNYKSDLPDFMVFLDWKELPWHWALSDSFIATLILIVAVPGVIAFVFGYFAFRSRIKGVYFSIITQAMTYAAMLLFFRNETGFGGNNGFTDFKRILGMPLATQNMRMTLFVLTGLALLGFFLLARWLVRSKFGRVLQAVRDAESRVMFSGYSPLPYKLTIWTISAMMCGVAGALYVPQVGIINPGEMSAANSIEIAVWAAVGGRATLIGPIVGAFIVNGAKSWLTVTAPEFWLYFLGALFIAVTLFLPNGVVGLVKKLKDKKGAAQ from the coding sequence ATGACGACTCCATCTCCTACCTCCATCCAACTGCCCGCACCCGCGCCGCTGCTCACGCGCGGTGGCTGGTCGGCCTTCATCGTGGCGCTCATCGTGGTGTGCGCTGTGGCTCCCGTGCTCAACCTGTGGGTACCCGCAGGCAGCCTGTTCCACCTGTCGGACTACGCCGTGGCACTGCTCGGCAAGATCATGTGCTACGCCATCTGCGCGCTGGCCATGGACCTCATCTGGGGCTACACCGGCATCCTGAGCCTGGGCCATGGCCTGTTCTTTGCGCTGGGTGGCTATGTGATGGGCATGTACCTCATGCGCCAGATCGGCCGCGACGGCAACTACAAGAGCGACCTGCCCGACTTCATGGTGTTCCTCGACTGGAAAGAACTGCCCTGGCACTGGGCGCTGTCCGACAGCTTCATCGCCACGCTGATCCTCATCGTGGCTGTGCCGGGCGTGATCGCGTTCGTGTTCGGCTACTTTGCCTTCCGCTCGCGCATCAAGGGTGTGTACTTTTCCATCATCACGCAGGCCATGACGTACGCAGCCATGCTGCTGTTCTTTCGCAACGAAACGGGCTTTGGCGGCAACAACGGTTTTACCGATTTCAAGCGGATCCTGGGCATGCCGCTGGCCACGCAGAATATGCGCATGACGCTGTTTGTGCTGACCGGGCTGGCGCTGCTGGGGTTCTTCTTGCTGGCCCGCTGGCTGGTGCGCAGCAAGTTTGGCCGGGTGCTGCAGGCCGTGCGCGATGCCGAGAGCCGGGTCATGTTCTCGGGCTACTCGCCGCTGCCTTACAAGCTCACCATCTGGACCATCAGCGCCATGATGTGCGGCGTGGCGGGCGCTTTGTATGTGCCGCAGGTCGGCATCATCAACCCCGGTGAGATGAGCGCCGCCAACTCCATCGAAATAGCAGTGTGGGCGGCCGTGGGCGGGCGCGCCACGCTGATTGGGCCCATTGTGGGGGCCTTCATCGTCAACGGTGCCAAGAGCTGGCTCACCGTGACGGCGCCGGAGTTCTGGCTGTACTTTCTGGGTGCGCTGTTCATCGCCGTCACGCTGTTTTTGCCGAACGGGGTGGTGGGCCTGGTCAAGAAGTTGAAGGACAAGAAGGGAGCTGCGCAATGA
- a CDS encoding hybrid sensor histidine kinase/response regulator has translation MTPDPTALPTPAAAPPAATWPAAQGQEPAAQPPQQVVKVRRDYNSWVATETMEDYALRYTPQRFRKWSEWRVANTAFGAASFLILEAVGATLLGQYGFINAFWAIVATGLIIFIAGLPISIYAARYGVDMDLLTRGAGFGYIGSTLTSLIYASFTFIFFALEAAVMAYALELALDIPPTWGYLICSIVVIPLVTHGVSVISRLQMWTQPLWLLMLVVPFGYVLARDPGAFAGVVHYGGESGRGAGFELPLFGAALTVGIALITQMGEQADYLRFMPAPAPGRRGRWWLGVLVGGPGWVVLGVLKMLGGVLLAWLALTQMVPADRAVDPNQMYLVAYGYVFSDYGWAVAATALFVVISQMKINVTNAYAGSLAWSNFFSRLTHSHPGRVVWVVFNTLIAFMLMEMNVFRAMGEVLGLYSNIAIAWMMAVVADLVVNKPLGLSPKGIEFKRAHLYDINPVGVGAMALASVVSISAHLGVFGPLPQAFSAVIAMAVAFVTAPLIAWATRGKYYIARQSEPVAVPMHGPVPGGRGAPHGDVPADVGRYQRLAVQRCVICEREYEGPDMAQCPAYRGAICSLCCTLDARCGDLCKPHASMAVQWSAALRWVLPRSVWRYLDTGLGHFLLLMLVIAPLLAAVMGLLYHQELNTIAHALTDTEVLAAPEGALRSGLLKAYLALLVISGIVAWWLVLAHKSRQVAQEESNRQTGLLMREIELHRQTDEALQTARSVAEQARQVAEEAKRAADQANQAKSRYISAISHEIRTPLNSILGYAQLMGEDAGVPPHRKQAVHVIKRGGEHLLSLIEGTLDIARIESGKLTLDVAPMRFADGLHEMAALFELQAAAKGLAFQFDVQGVIPEVVRADDKRLRQILINLLGNAIKFTAQGTVTLRVRYAREMARIDVQDTGPGLTADEIERIFEPFTRGGAGGSSNTGAPGAGLGLTIARMLTALMGGELTVTSTPGAGSVFHVKLFLPEVHADALGKLPPSAAPSARPPRLRTGYAGERRRILVVDNEEPDRELLRQLLEPLGFELRQAASGHDALDLLATGYRPHAIFMDLAMPGIDGWETLRRIHAQGWGPAADGTGPRMAIVSANAFDKALDNDVGIRPEDFIVKPVRHSELLDWLEQRLDLVWTDGTAAAAQPGAAMAAPMQPAALPAATTAEPAAYPPPAALVELAQSVSLGYYRGILNALADIERQHPEHAAFVQRMRGLARQFQFDAMGQILAQHATP, from the coding sequence ATGACCCCCGACCCCACCGCCTTGCCCACGCCCGCCGCCGCGCCGCCCGCTGCCACATGGCCGGCCGCGCAGGGGCAGGAGCCCGCCGCCCAGCCGCCCCAGCAGGTGGTGAAGGTGCGGCGCGACTACAACAGCTGGGTGGCCACCGAAACCATGGAGGACTACGCGCTGCGCTACACGCCCCAGCGCTTTCGCAAGTGGTCCGAGTGGCGGGTGGCCAATACCGCGTTCGGGGCGGCGTCGTTCCTGATCCTGGAAGCGGTGGGCGCCACGCTGCTGGGGCAGTACGGCTTCATCAACGCCTTCTGGGCCATCGTGGCCACGGGTCTCATCATCTTCATTGCGGGCCTGCCCATCAGCATCTATGCGGCGCGCTACGGGGTGGACATGGACCTGCTCACCCGTGGCGCGGGCTTTGGCTACATCGGCTCCACGCTCACGTCGCTGATCTACGCGTCGTTCACCTTCATCTTCTTTGCGCTCGAAGCGGCCGTGATGGCCTACGCGCTGGAGCTGGCGCTCGACATCCCGCCCACCTGGGGCTACCTGATCTGCTCCATCGTGGTGATACCGCTGGTCACGCACGGGGTGTCGGTCATCAGCCGGCTGCAGATGTGGACACAGCCGCTGTGGCTGCTGATGCTGGTGGTGCCGTTCGGTTACGTGCTGGCGCGCGATCCTGGTGCGTTTGCGGGCGTGGTGCACTACGGTGGTGAATCGGGGCGGGGCGCCGGGTTTGAATTGCCCTTGTTTGGTGCGGCGCTCACGGTGGGCATTGCGCTGATCACGCAGATGGGCGAGCAGGCCGACTACCTGCGCTTCATGCCTGCACCAGCGCCAGGCAGGCGCGGGCGCTGGTGGCTGGGGGTGCTGGTGGGCGGGCCCGGCTGGGTGGTGCTGGGCGTGCTCAAGATGCTGGGCGGGGTGCTGCTGGCCTGGCTGGCGCTCACACAGATGGTGCCGGCCGACCGGGCGGTGGACCCCAACCAGATGTACCTGGTGGCCTATGGCTACGTGTTTTCCGACTACGGCTGGGCCGTGGCCGCCACGGCGCTATTTGTCGTGATCTCGCAGATGAAGATCAACGTGACCAACGCCTATGCGGGCTCGCTGGCGTGGTCGAACTTTTTCTCGCGCCTCACGCACAGCCACCCGGGGCGCGTGGTGTGGGTGGTGTTCAACACCCTGATCGCGTTCATGCTGATGGAGATGAACGTGTTCCGTGCCATGGGTGAGGTGCTGGGGCTGTATTCCAACATCGCCATCGCCTGGATGATGGCCGTGGTAGCCGACCTGGTGGTCAACAAGCCGCTGGGCCTGTCGCCCAAGGGCATCGAGTTCAAGCGCGCGCACCTGTACGACATCAACCCCGTAGGCGTGGGCGCGATGGCGCTGGCGTCGGTGGTGTCCATCAGCGCGCACCTGGGCGTTTTCGGCCCGCTGCCGCAGGCGTTCTCGGCTGTGATCGCCATGGCGGTGGCGTTTGTCACCGCGCCACTCATTGCCTGGGCCACGCGCGGCAAGTACTACATCGCCCGGCAGAGCGAGCCAGTGGCCGTACCCATGCACGGGCCGGTGCCGGGCGGCCGTGGCGCACCGCATGGCGATGTACCGGCCGATGTGGGCCGCTACCAGCGGCTGGCCGTGCAGCGCTGCGTGATCTGCGAGCGCGAATACGAGGGCCCCGACATGGCCCAGTGCCCCGCCTACCGGGGCGCCATCTGCTCGCTGTGCTGCACGCTCGATGCGCGCTGCGGCGACCTGTGCAAGCCGCACGCCAGCATGGCGGTGCAGTGGTCTGCCGCGCTGCGCTGGGTGCTGCCGCGCTCGGTGTGGCGCTACCTGGACACGGGCCTAGGCCACTTCCTGCTGCTGATGCTGGTGATTGCGCCGCTGCTGGCCGCCGTGATGGGCCTGCTGTACCACCAGGAGCTCAACACCATTGCGCATGCCCTGACCGACACCGAAGTGCTGGCCGCACCGGAGGGGGCCTTGCGCTCGGGCCTGCTCAAGGCGTACCTGGCGCTGCTGGTCATCTCGGGCATCGTGGCGTGGTGGCTGGTGCTGGCGCACAAGAGCCGCCAGGTGGCGCAAGAGGAATCCAACCGCCAGACCGGCCTGCTCATGCGAGAGATCGAACTGCACCGCCAGACTGACGAAGCCCTGCAGACCGCCCGCAGCGTGGCCGAGCAGGCGCGCCAGGTGGCCGAGGAGGCCAAGCGCGCGGCCGACCAGGCCAACCAGGCCAAGAGCCGCTACATCAGCGCCATCAGCCATGAGATCCGCACGCCGCTCAATTCCATCCTGGGCTACGCACAGCTCATGGGCGAAGACGCGGGCGTGCCGCCGCACCGCAAGCAGGCCGTGCACGTGATCAAGCGCGGCGGCGAGCACCTGCTCTCGCTCATCGAGGGCACGCTGGACATCGCCCGCATCGAATCGGGCAAGCTCACGCTGGATGTGGCGCCCATGCGCTTTGCCGATGGGCTGCACGAGATGGCGGCGCTGTTCGAGCTGCAGGCGGCGGCCAAGGGGCTGGCCTTCCAGTTTGACGTGCAGGGCGTGATCCCCGAGGTCGTGCGGGCCGACGACAAGCGCCTGCGACAGATCCTCATCAACCTGCTGGGCAACGCCATCAAGTTCACGGCGCAGGGCACCGTCACGCTGCGCGTGCGCTACGCCCGCGAGATGGCGCGCATTGACGTGCAGGACACGGGGCCGGGCCTCACGGCCGACGAGATCGAGCGCATCTTCGAGCCCTTCACGCGCGGGGGCGCGGGCGGCAGCAGCAACACGGGAGCGCCCGGGGCGGGGCTCGGGCTCACCATTGCCCGCATGCTGACGGCACTGATGGGCGGCGAGCTGACAGTGACCAGCACGCCGGGCGCAGGCTCGGTGTTCCACGTCAAGCTGTTCCTGCCGGAAGTGCATGCCGATGCGCTGGGCAAGCTGCCGCCCAGCGCAGCACCTTCGGCGCGGCCGCCGCGGCTGCGCACGGGCTACGCGGGCGAGCGCCGCCGCATCCTGGTGGTGGACAACGAAGAGCCCGACCGCGAGCTGCTGCGGCAGCTGCTGGAGCCCCTGGGCTTTGAGCTGCGGCAGGCGGCCAGCGGGCATGACGCGCTGGACCTGCTGGCTACCGGCTACCGCCCGCACGCCATCTTCATGGACCTGGCCATGCCCGGCATCGACGGGTGGGAGACCCTGCGCCGTATCCACGCGCAGGGCTGGGGCCCGGCAGCCGATGGCACGGGGCCGCGCATGGCCATCGTGTCGGCCAACGCGTTTGACAAGGCGCTGGACAACGACGTGGGCATCCGCCCCGAGGATTTCATCGTCAAGCCCGTGCGCCACAGCGAGCTGCTGGACTGGCTGGAGCAACGGCTGGACCTGGTGTGGACCGACGGCACCGCGGCCGCTGCGCAACCGGGAGCGGCTATGGCAGCGCCCATGCAGCCTGCAGCACTGCCTGCCGCCACGACTGCAGAGCCAGCCGCATACCCACCGCCCGCAGCGCTGGTCGAACTGGCGCAGTCGGTCTCGCTGGGCTACTACCGGGGCATCCTCAATGCACTGGCCGACATCGAGCGCCAGCACCCCGAACACGCGGCCTTTGTGCAGCGCATGCGGGGCCTGGCCCGGCAGTTCCAGTTCGATGCCATGGGCCAGATCCTTGCGCAACACGCCACGCCATGA